From Fusobacterium varium:
TGGAACTTGTAATTTTGGTGGAGATGAAGTTTTCACTAATACTGAAAATACTATTAAAAACTTTGGAAAAATAATGATTGAAAGAGGAGTAAAACCTGAAATTGAAGTATTTGACAAAGGTATGGTAGATTATGCTATAAGATATGCAAAACAAGGGTTCATCAAAAAACCTATGCATTTTGATTTTGTTTTGGGAGTTCAAATGGCAGCAAGTGCAAGAGATCTTGTATTTATCAGTGAAAGTATTCCAGAAGGTTCTACATGGACAGTGGCTGGAATAGGAAGACATGAGTTTCCAATGGCAGCAATGGCTATTGTTATGGGAGGACATGTAAGAGTTGGATTTGAAGATAATGTATACATTGAAAAAGGTGTACTTGCTAAATCAAATGGAGAACTTGTAGAAAAAGTTGTAAGACTGGCTAAAGAATTAGGAAGAGAAGTTGCTACTCCTGATGAAGCTAGAGAAATTTTAGGATTAAAAAAATAATTTAAATTGAATAATAGGAACTAAAATATAATTTAAGGAGGAGATTTTAAATGATAAAAGGATGTAAATATGGAACACACAGAGTTATAGAACCACAAGGAGTTTTACCACAACCAGCTTTAAAAATAAATAACGACATGAACATATACTCAAATGAGATATTAATAGATGTAATGGCATTAAACGTTGACTCAGCTTCATTTACTCAAATCGAAGAAGAAGCAGGACACGATGTAGAAAAAATCAAAGCTAAAATAAAAGAAATTGTTGGTGAAAGAGGAAAAATGCAAAACCCTGTAACTGGATCAGGTGGAATGCTTATTGGAACTATCGAAAAAATTGGAGACGATTTAGTTGGAAAAACTGATCTTAAAGTTGGAGATAAAATAGCTACTCTAGTTTCTCTATCTCTTACTCCATTAAGAATAGATGAAATTGTTGATGTAAAACCAGATATCGACAGAGTAGAAATCAAAGGTAAAGCAATACTTTTCGAAAGTGGAATCTATGCTGTATTACCAAAAGATATGCCTGAAACTTTAGCTCTTGCAGCTCTAGATGTAGCTGGAGCACCTGCACAAGTTGCTAAATTAGCTAGACCTTGTCAATCAGTTGTTATCCTTGGATCAGCTGGAAAATCAGGAATGCTTTGTGCTTATGAAGCAGTAAAAAGAGTAGGACCTACTGGAACTGTAATTGGATTAGTAAGAAATGAAAAAGAAGCTGCTCTATTAGCTAGAGTAAGTGACAAAATAAAAGTAGTTATTGCTGATGCTACAAAACCAATCGAAGTATTAAATGCAGTATTAGCTGCTAATGATGGTAAAGAAGTAGATATCGCTATAAACTGTGTAAATGTACAAAATACAGAAATGTCAACAATTTTACCAGTTAAAGATTTAGGAATAGCTTATTTCTTCTCTATGGCAACTTCATTCACTAAAGCTGCTTTAGGTGCTGAAGGTGTAGGAAAAGACGTTACTATGATAGTAGGAAATGGATACACTAAAGATCATGCTGCAATTACTTTAGAAGAATTGAGAGAAAGTGCTGTATTAAGAGAAATATTCAACGAATTATATGTTTAATCTTTTGCTTTAAAAAATAACTTATAAAAACTAAGACATGAAATTAAAATTTAGAGGAGATGATAAAATGAACACAGTTAACACTAGAGCAAAATTTTTCCCAAATGTAACAGATGAGCAATGGAATGATTGGCACTGGCAAGTAAAAAACAGAATAGAAAGTTTAGAAGATCTTAAAAAATATATAACTCTAAGTCCAGAGGAAGAAGAAGGAGTTAAAAAAACTCTTGAAACTTTAAGAATGGCTATTACTCCATATTATTTTTCATTAATGGATAGTAATGATCCTAATTGCCCAGTTAGAAAACAAGCTATTCCTTCAATAAAGGAAATTCATCAAGCTGAAGCTGATCTTTTAGATCCATTACATGAAGATGAAGACTCTCCAGTTCCTGGATTGACTCATAGATATCCAGACAGAGTACTTTTATTAATAACTGATATGTGTTCAATGTATTGCAGACACTGTACTCGTAGAAGATTTGCTGGAGCAAGTGATGATGCAATGCCTATGGATAGAATAGATAAAGCTATTGAATATATAGCTAAAACTCCACAAGTAAGAGACGTTTTGTTATCAGGAGGAGATGCTTTACTAGTTTCTGATGAGACTTTAGAATATATTATCAGCAAATTAAGAGCAATCCCTCATGTTGAGATAGTAAGAATTGGATCAAGAACTCCAGTTGTTCTTCCTCAAAGAATAACTCCTGAATTAGTTGAAATGTTGAAAAAATATCATCCAATTTGGTTAAATACACATTTTAACCATCCAAAAGAGGTAACACCAGAATCTAAAAAAGCTTGTGAATTATTAGCTAATGCTGGAATTCCACTAGGAAACCAATCAGTTCTTTTAAGAGGAATTAATGATTGTGTACATGTAATGAAAAGATTAGTTCATGATTTAGTAAAAATGAGAGTAAGACCTTACTATATCTATCAATGTGATCTTTCAATGGGATTGGAGCACTTCAGAACTCCAGTTTCTAAAGGAATTGAAATTATTGAAGGATTAAGAGGACATACATCAGGATATGCTGTACCTACATTCGTAGTTGACGCACCTGGTGGAGGAGGAAAAACTCCAGTAATGCCTCAATATGTAATTTCTCAAGCTCCACATAAAGTTGTATTAAGAAACTTCGAAGGAGTTATTACTACTTATACTGAACCAGAAGAATATCATGAAGAATGTCAATGTGAAGATTGTAAAGCTGGTAAAACAAACACTGGAGTATCAAAACTTCTTAGTGGTGGAGCTATGGCAATAGAACCAAAAGAACTTGACAGACATAAAAGAAACGAAAAATAATTGACTATATGAGGTAGCGGTATGATGGATACTTATGATCTACTGAAAGATTATAAAAGGGTGTCAATAATAGGAATGGAAAAAAATGTAGGGAAAACAACTGTCCTTAATCAATTGATAGAAGATATAGGTACAAAAAAAATAGTTGGACTTACTTCTATTGGAAGAGATGGAGAAGATACAGATGTTGTGACTAATACTCATAAGCCTAGAATATATGTTTTTCCAGGAACATTAGTAGCTACTGCAAGAGATTGTTTGAGAAACTGTGATATTACAAGAGAAATCTTATATACCACAGATTTCTCAACCCCTATGGGGAATATAATAATAATGAAAGCAATTTCGGCAGGTTATGTAGACATAGCAGGTCCTTCTTATAATACTCAAATTAAAAAAATTTTAGATATAATGGAAAATTTTGGAAGTGAGTTATCTCTGGTAGATGGAGCTTTAAGCAGAAAAGGAAGTGCAGTAGGTGATGTAACAGAAGCTACTATATTGGCAACTGGTGCAGCATTATCTCTTGATATGGGAAAAGTTATTGAAGAAACAGCTAATACTGTATCACTTCTTACTTTACCTAGTCTGGAAGATAAAGAACTGAAAGATAAAATCAACGAAGTTTTTCAAGATGCTAGAGTTGGAATAATATATAATGACGGTGAAATAAAGACTTTGGAAGGCATGGGACCTCTTGAGTCGAATGATGAGATAAAAAATTACCTGAATGAGAGAATACAGGTAATAGCTGTTAGGGGAGCTATTACGAAGAAATTCATTGAGATTCTAATCAAAAACAGAGGTAATTTTAAAAATATAAAATTGATAGCAAAAGATGGAACAAAAGTTTTCGTAGATTTTTTAACTCAAAAGAAATTAGAGGCCAGTGGTGTAGAACTAAGGGTCATGAATACTATAAATCTTCTTTTTGTAACATGTAATCCACGTTCTCCTCTTGGATATGAATTTCCAAAGGATAAATTTAAGAAGTTTTTAGAAGAAAAAATAAAATATAAAGTCATAGATGTAGTAGGTGAGCGTAATGAGATTTATAGATGATAAAAGTCTTGAGAGATTAGGATTTAGAAAACTTTTAACAAGAGTTGAAACTCTCTCTCCTTATGGTAAAACTAAGTTGAAAAAACTTAAAAATTATTTAAGAGGAGAGGAGCAACTTCTTAAAGAAGAATTTATAAAAATGGAAGTTTTTATGAAATTTTCTGAGGAAAATAAAAGTCTGATAAGGGATATTGAAGGAATAATCCACAGATTAAAAGATATTAAAACAGTTGTAAATAATTGCTTAAAGGAAAATATATTAGATGATGTAGACCTTTTTGAAATAAAGGCACAGGCACTTTTAATGGAAGAATTAAATCTTTTATTAAAAAAACTGCCAGAAGAATTAAAAAACTTTGATCTGGAAAGCATGGAAGAGATGATTGACGCTCTAGATCCAGACAAAGATAGGCTGCCTACCTTTTATGTTTATGACAGTTATTCATCTGCACTTAAAATGGTGAGAGATAAGAAAAAAGATGTAGAAAAAAGAATATTCACTGCAAAGAGTTTTGAAGAGGTATCACAACTAAAAGAAGAGAGATTGGAGATACTTGTAGAAGAAGAGAGAGAAGAGCTGGAAGTGAGAAAACAGCTTACATCTATCTTATTAAAGAAAGCAGAGGGATTTTTAGAAAATATAGACAAAATAGGGAATCTAGATTTTTTAATGGCTAAAGTCAGATTTGCAAAAACTTATGGAGGTATCAGACCTGAAATATCTATGAATAATGAAATAGATGTTATTGGACTGGTAAACATAGAAGTAAGAGAAATGTTAGAAGCTAAGAGCAAAACTTTTACTCCAATTGATGTGAAATTAAAGTCAGGAGTTACCATAATAACTGGAGCAAATATGGGAGGGAAAAGTGTTGCATTAAAAACTATAACAGAAAATCTTTTACTTTTCCATATGGGATTCTTTGTTATTGCTGAAAAAGCAAAATTCCCACTTGTAGATTTCGTATTCTTTATATCAGATGATATGCAAGATATCTCTAAAGGGTTGAGTACTTTTGGAGCTGAAATAATGAAGCTTAAAGAAGTAAATATATTTTTAGATTTAGGAACAGGCTTTGTAGTTTTTGATGAGTTTGCTAGAGGAACTAATCCGAAAGAGGGACAGAAGTTCGTAGAAGCTTTGGCTAAATATCTAAATGATAGACCTACAATATCTCTTATGACTACACATTTTGATGGAATCGTAAGGGATAATATGAATCATTATCAAGTAGTAGGGTTAAAAAATGTGGATTTTGAAAATTTAAGAAGAAAAATAGAATTGAGTAAAAATTCTATGGAACTTATTCAGGAGTATATGGACTTCAGACTTGAAAGGGCGGACAAGGCAGAAGTACCAAAAGATGCTTTGAATATAGCAAAATTGATAGGAATAGATAAAAGATTTACAGAAATAATACTTGAAGAGTATATTAAGGAGGATTAAAAGAGATGAATAGCAAACTAAATCTTAACTGGAATTTAGTAGATGAAGCTCGTAAGTCAGCTAAAAAAATTGCTGCAGATGCACAAGTATTTGTTGATGCACACAGTACTGTTACTGTTGAAAGAACAATATGCAGATTATTAGGAATAGATGGTATTGATGAATTTGAAGTACCATTACCAAATGTAGTAGTAGATTTTATTAAAGAAAATGGAAATATTTCTTTAGGAGTTGCTAAATATTTAGGTAATGCAATGCTTGAAACTGGATTAAAACCACAAGAAATAGCTGAAAGAGTTGCTAGAAAAGAATTAGATGTAACAAAAATGAAATGGCAT
This genomic window contains:
- a CDS encoding L-erythro-3,5-diaminohexanoate dehydrogenase, with amino-acid sequence MIKGCKYGTHRVIEPQGVLPQPALKINNDMNIYSNEILIDVMALNVDSASFTQIEEEAGHDVEKIKAKIKEIVGERGKMQNPVTGSGGMLIGTIEKIGDDLVGKTDLKVGDKIATLVSLSLTPLRIDEIVDVKPDIDRVEIKGKAILFESGIYAVLPKDMPETLALAALDVAGAPAQVAKLARPCQSVVILGSAGKSGMLCAYEAVKRVGPTGTVIGLVRNEKEAALLARVSDKIKVVIADATKPIEVLNAVLAANDGKEVDIAINCVNVQNTEMSTILPVKDLGIAYFFSMATSFTKAALGAEGVGKDVTMIVGNGYTKDHAAITLEELRESAVLREIFNELYV
- the kamA gene encoding lysine 2,3-aminomutase, giving the protein MNTVNTRAKFFPNVTDEQWNDWHWQVKNRIESLEDLKKYITLSPEEEEGVKKTLETLRMAITPYYFSLMDSNDPNCPVRKQAIPSIKEIHQAEADLLDPLHEDEDSPVPGLTHRYPDRVLLLITDMCSMYCRHCTRRRFAGASDDAMPMDRIDKAIEYIAKTPQVRDVLLSGGDALLVSDETLEYIISKLRAIPHVEIVRIGSRTPVVLPQRITPELVEMLKKYHPIWLNTHFNHPKEVTPESKKACELLANAGIPLGNQSVLLRGINDCVHVMKRLVHDLVKMRVRPYYIYQCDLSMGLEHFRTPVSKGIEIIEGLRGHTSGYAVPTFVVDAPGGGGKTPVMPQYVISQAPHKVVLRNFEGVITTYTEPEEYHEECQCEDCKAGKTNTGVSKLLSGGAMAIEPKELDRHKRNEK
- the mutS gene encoding DNA mismatch repair protein MutS gives rise to the protein MRFIDDKSLERLGFRKLLTRVETLSPYGKTKLKKLKNYLRGEEQLLKEEFIKMEVFMKFSEENKSLIRDIEGIIHRLKDIKTVVNNCLKENILDDVDLFEIKAQALLMEELNLLLKKLPEELKNFDLESMEEMIDALDPDKDRLPTFYVYDSYSSALKMVRDKKKDVEKRIFTAKSFEEVSQLKEERLEILVEEEREELEVRKQLTSILLKKAEGFLENIDKIGNLDFLMAKVRFAKTYGGIRPEISMNNEIDVIGLVNIEVREMLEAKSKTFTPIDVKLKSGVTIITGANMGGKSVALKTITENLLLFHMGFFVIAEKAKFPLVDFVFFISDDMQDISKGLSTFGAEIMKLKEVNIFLDLGTGFVVFDEFARGTNPKEGQKFVEALAKYLNDRPTISLMTTHFDGIVRDNMNHYQVVGLKNVDFENLRRKIELSKNSMELIQEYMDFRLERADKAEVPKDALNIAKLIGIDKRFTEIILEEYIKED